A segment of the Paramisgurnus dabryanus chromosome 5, PD_genome_1.1, whole genome shotgun sequence genome:
GCTTTCCTTTTAGCCACAGAATAATGCTAAAAGCCCTTTTAGTCTGTTCATAGCATCATTGTTATGTAATACAAGTTATACAACAagaaggggcggtttcctggacagtgCTTATCCTAGTACCAGACTAAAACGCATTTTGAAGTTATAGGCCTacagtaaaatgtttttttcagaGCTGAGCGTACTACACTCTTACTGGGACCTGGAAGTATAATAAAATTttcatattatttatattttataaacaaataTGTTGGAGACACAGGATATATAGACTATAACATTGTAAATGATGGATGGGTTTTCCAAATCTAAATGGCTTTCTATGCTGATGTGGATTCTAATTAGGGCCTGATGAAGAGAGAATTTACTATGATTTATCCTGCTTTAATTGTATATGTAAAAGCATATTcagtaattttcattttgttgaAAGTAAATTAATTTATTGAAAGAAAAGGCGCACATCATTCAATAAAACTACAATCAAAcaagaagaaaaaaatgtcaatgtCACAAATTTAAAGAAGCCTATCTGGTCAGTGAAGTTTAATGTAAAACTTTTTCTAAAAtcccattttaaaaaaaagagaatcTATTTACATTCAAGAATtatgtataaaacatttttaaaaatatacacacacaaatgcaaaTCATGAAAATATTGCCCGTTGAGTAAAACAATAAACGATAAACATTTAAGGATACAATATACAGCACATCTTTATATGAAGGGGGACAGAGGTTATTTTCTGAATGGAGAATATTTGCATTAACTTCTTTTCCCCACTGGTTTTAATATACCACTGCATTGTTGTGTAAAAGCATACTTACTACCAAACACGTAACTGAACAGTATGTCATAAAAACTGCATTATTAACGGGCCCTTTAGGGTTATTTTGTACAGAGTAATCATACTTCAATAAATTATCCTAATCACATCTCTTTTGAATTCTGCAAAACAGGGACATAGGATTTAGCTACATGAAACAAACAAAATCTACAAGTTTATACTACCACTTACACACATTTACCCTTCTTTCtaaaagcttttaaatatatttttgggtcAACTAGTGCAGTAAGCAGCCCAGGAAAGCACATCCAGTTATCGTAAGCATATCCAGATATCCTGACTCAttaacttaaagggacagttcactcaaaaatgaaaattctgtcatcatttactcaaacTTAATGTTGCTCTAATCCTGTacgagtttctttattctattAAACACAGaagatattttatatatttatctttcctactatggaagttaatgggtaACTGTGTGgctaccatcatttattaaaatatcttctattGTATTCAACAGAGAAAGGAAAGCCATGCAGGTTTAAAACGGGAGTGAGTAAATGAAGACtttctgggtgaactatccctttaaatagaAAACTTGATCTAGGCAATGAATCTTGATGTTTTCTCTGAAGCAGTAAAGGCTACACCACAAATGAGGATTTCTGTCTGAATTCCCCCTGAAAGAGACAGATATAAAATGGTTACCCATGTAAAAAATTGTAAACGGTAATCTGGTTTTAGAATAGAATGCATGATTAGAAAAAAGTACACATgcagcacattttattttgacattGTTCATCAGCTTTGTGATATTTATTCTATCCGCTTGTTAATTCTGACGTCATGCACCACTTTCGGGTCCAACTGATCCAATGGAAACAACAAAAATAGTGCTAATAATCACTCGTATCATAATGCAAAACACCCAATCCTAATTTATATCTCCATAACAAAATCAGAGTTAACCAGACACGGACCCATGGACATGGAAAtgtgtaaaatgaataaatattgcTCATAAATGGCTGTTTAAATATTATACTCTATTGAAATGAGTGAAGGCTTAGATTCAAAAACAGTATTCCTTACGTCATGACTTAacaagcgtgtgtgtgtgtgtgtgtgtgtgtgtgtgtgtgtgtgtgtgtgtgtgtgtgtgtgtgtgtgtgtgtgtgtgtgtgtgtgtgtgtgtgtgtgtgtgtgtgtgtgtgtgtgtgtgtgtgtgtgtgtgtgtgtgtgtgtgtgtgtgtgtgtgtgtgtgtgtgtgtgtgtgtgtgtgtgtgtgtgtgtgtgtgtatatatgccAATTTTAGTTGTTCTTACATCTCCAGCATCCACATCTTCTGTCCTAGGCGGTGTATACAAAGCTGTTTTCGGCTTTCTGTAAGAGAGAATTTATATAAATTGTATACATTtcataaacataataataaataataataattacaataataataacaacaacaacaacaacaacaatatttCTTTCATAtacaaaatttataaaaaaagtattttataacatcAGGAATGTTTTTTAAGGCATGTTTGtgtaatctaaaccctgtctgggaaactgcccatTCAAATATACACCCCAATCTACTTAAAACTGAACATGTAAAGATTTCTCATCACAAATTATTGGAATAGCCAAATTCTGATAATGTGTGCCAAATAGACAAAACCTCTTACCTTTCACTCATTTCTGTGGAGAAGATGAAAAAAATCATGATTTAGTCAAGTCACTTTTTATTTAGTATAGTAGTATTGATAAATATTTGAATACACATGCACATTATGAAACTTACTTGGTAGAAATCCCTTTTTATTAGCATACCAGAGTGCAAACAGAAGCAACCCTACTGCCAGCAAAGCCACAATGACCCCCGCAACGATGCCGCCAACATTTACATCACCTAGCATATataaaaattacaaaaactCAATCACAACATCTGTTAGACAGGTGACTGTCAGAGTGACTAACATTTTGGATTTGGATTAAGAACAGCATCGTGTTTTGGATTTGGATAAATCaacttatttatttgtttgtatcCAGATCATCTGAAGATCTGTTACCTTTCTGAATTCATGCAATAGTAACAGTGTGTAACTGCTAGCGAATTAGATGACAATGTTACTTACGGACATCCATCTGCACTGTTTCACTTCTCTGCGTGCCTTCACTATTTCCAGCCTCACAGTAATACGCGCCAATATCAATCTTAGACACACTCTGGAACTCCTGATcagacacacaaaacaaaatgttaatCTGACAACaagtaacaaaataaagaaagcCATTACGATTTATTACAGTTGTTCCCTGAATGCACATAACGgttttaataatttgttgaAAATAGAAATTAAATTGACACACTTTAAATATCACTTTCAGGAATGTTGTGGATGAACACTCACCAGGTTACCATTGAAAGTGTTCATCTTGTACGTAAGGTTTCTAAATGCGTCGAACTTGCTTGGATCCTCAGGGAGAGGAGCGTTGTTTTTGTACCACTTATAGGTGGATGGTGGGGAACCGACAACGTCGAAGCAGGTCAAGAGGGCCTTATTTCCGGTTGTCACTGAAGGAGGAATTCTGGCTATAGGCTTGCCAGGAGGCACTGTAGAGGACGGTGGGAATTTAATAATGCAGTAATTATGCAAAGCCATGAGACCTATTCTAAGTGTCAAATGCTAACTGGGAATCAAATATtttcatgatttaaatttaccaAGGACTGTGAGCTTGATGGTCTTCTCAGCATAATTGTCACTGCCGTACACCTCACAGTCATAGTCTCCCGTGTCTGCTCGTGTCACCTTGTTAAACCGCAGTCCTTGATTGTACACAGTGATACGGTCTGCATATGGACCTGATGAAAAGAAAAAGGATGCATGTTAAATGTCACTGCTGAGATACGACAATAAACTAGAGCTAAATACATGTGGACATTTTTCATTCATACCAGTTGGCTTGCCATCGAAGAAGATGAATCCCTGAGAGCCTTTGACATCTTTAAACTTCCATTCTACTCTGGGTGATGCTCCAAAGTCAGCAGAGTATATACACTTCATGTCCACTcctgaaataaaaacaaaattactCAAACGTGTGATTGTGTAGTTTTTCACATCAAAAACTGATTATAGAAAACAGGCAGACACAACTTTAGGCAAGCCAATGCAAACAGGCTCACTGTTGCAATATTAAAACAGCTACCTAAAGGTTAACCTTCgttttcttaaagggacattcaacttttttgaaaatatgctcattttccagttccGCTAGGGTTAAACTTTTGATTCtaactgttttggaatccactCCGATAAGCTCCGGGACTGATGTTGtcgagaaccactggtttagcacaatctattgaatttgattagaccactaaaaataaccaaagagtttctatatttttcctatttaaaacttgactcttctgtagttacactgtgtactaagaccgacggaaaatttaaagttgtgattttctaggcagttATGCTAGAAACCATACTCTcgttctggcgtaataatcaaggacttagctgctgtaacatggctgcccaggcgtagtgatatcgcacagtgcccaaaaatagtcccctgctattgaaagtaaccaaggagactattggcgcttttccattgcatagtaccccacggtttagtttagtttgggtcggctcacctcactttggcgtggttagcttttccatcgagtttagtatcacttcggagtgggagggattataggcgtgtcgttatatttacgctgcctactgctgtgacatcatacacgtgagagcgttgttgcacattcccatacattcatttatttctcagtctgccacaaaattataattggccaccacaaatagatgtttgcacatcgcgtttatcactacctctgtctcacatgacagtttctgttcaaacacccgacccgtggcgtcagtcgacggcgctccgctgagcctcattcaagttgcatttaagcatatataatgcggacgtgcacgtcacgaatgtgccgccacaaactgcaagtctcgaaaaaactgttatggtgtcccggattctcagcatgcggatgtttttcatcgctaaaagggtgtttggaaacttatagcagaacacagataacaacatgtttgcttgagacagcacaagctagcagtaagctaaagctaatatttacattatagcgatgacgtgacgattctctcagaccaatcagtgatctacagtgttttcgcgtcacgtttggtatcagctcgggtcgcttggaaccccaaccgaggtggtacgaaaaaaagtatcgggtactacgtactgcacccaatggaaaagctcccaaaagtaagctgacccgacccaaactaaactaaaccgtggggtactatgcaatggaaaagcgccatatgtACGGGCaatgcgtaatatcactacgtctgctgcagccatgttacatcagcaaagtccctGATTATTACGCCAATTTGAaggtatagttcctagccatatctgcctagaaaatcgcaactttaattttccgtcggtcttagtacacgatgtaactacagaagagtcaagttttaaattatgaaaaatatcgaaactctttggttatttttttagcgcgatgctaatggtccaatcagattcaatggattgtgctaagctatgctaaaagtgctagcgccagacccagagatcagctgaatggattccaaaacggtaaaaatctaatgtttaactctaggggagctggaaaattagcatattttaaaaaaaagtggaatgtccctttaaccaATACACAAATTACGGGAAAAAGGAAGAACAACTTGCCTTCATTCTCTTTCACCTTCAGAGCAGGATTAACAACATCAATCGAAAAAGCATGCAATCCTGTAGACAGAAAAACACACATTCAAATCTTAGCTAGATGAGAAACATACATATCTACTGAAGGGAATTTTTAACAAAATCTACCAGTCATATTAGGGTATTATTAAGTGTGTAACATTGCTTCTGTTGCTGGAGAAAGCAAATTTTGTTTTCAAGTTAGCATCCACACAAACATAGGggcttattttttttatatatatatcagaTTGAGAGTGAGTACAAGAAACATTTGTTCATTGTGTTGACAAGTCAACATGTGTTGTTTTGGTAATATTCCATATGTTAAACAGATTAGTTCACGTGGAATGCACTGGAATGTGAAAACAATGATTTCAAGCGAATAGCTACTGGCATACTGAAACTGTTTTCTTGCGTGAACTTGATGATGACAGATAAGCAAACACGATACTCAAATACTCTAACGTTAAATGACACTCGTCATTTGACTGTTGTGGGCGCCATGAACAACTGACccatataatatttatttcacaGCCTACATGACTCAGTGTTGCATTTTTTATAACAATATTACCACTGTTTAACCTACTTAAACTGTGGTTAATGATGTTTCCTGGTTGCGCTCGGGTTTCGAATGGGGGATGGGCAAATGTGGAAAAACAGGTTCCCCAGGTGATTCCGTCGAGCCGTGAAATGTCTCACAATAACTTACAAGACAACAAAGGACTACTTCGGTCCAAAAACGTTCATTGTATAGTAAAAACCGAGTATATGTTGCAACTTAGCATATAAACTATGCGTTGCGTAACTATGTTTCgcattattgattttttttaacgttCAGGAGTGAATGGATTCAAAGAACCGAGTCGTTACTCTGAAGTGTTCACATCATCCATTTACATGTATTGTTCGACTAGACTCGCAAGCTCAATTTCGTTCAATCAGTGAACCGATTCTTACACACTAAAAGAACCGATTCAGAAAATAACGAATCGTTACTAAGTGAGAAAAACACGAATGAAATGTAACGACATACTATTAGGTTCCTGTACTATATTCAAAGTTGGAGTGTAAATTCTTCCAATACgaaacagaattttttttttttaaatacatgcatttaaaatgccaACAAAGATCAGCCATTTACCAAACTACTAAGTTCAGGCTAGCTGTTgataatttataaaatacactGGTAAAGAAGCAAATACaagattaaaaaaaaggaaTAAGTTATATAAACAACGTCCGAACTGTGAAACTGTTTTCACGGTGAAAACAAAAAATCTTACCTGTTGCCacaagagagagaaacacaaagGCGAAGGTCAACATATCCATTTTAAAGGTGAAAGACCCTTAATCAGAAGAACGTGGTCTTCTTTAAAACGCTTGGTTGTGTATTACGTTTTAAAAACTTGAAAGTTGTGTATTTGCTAGGCCGTGACAAAACAACGTTACACCTCAAGATAGCATTTAAGCCTGAAACTAAACGCCCTTCCGTGTGATACTCTGTTACCTGTTCTAATGTGTGATTGGTTGGATATGTGAGACTTGTCCCTCCTACTATATGACGTAGCGAAAGTAACCGCAGGTACTTGCTACCCGGATGTCGGCTGCTGATGGCCCTGTGAGCAGGGTTGCCAGGTCCAAGAAAAATGTTCAGCCCAATGACAACTTAAAACCTGCCCAAAAGTAATGAAAACTACCccaatttttatatttgtccaATCCAAAACTGCAGGATTACAACAAAAGGCTGTAAAATAAACCCTTACTATTGCttttaatgtacattttaggTGAACATTTTCATAATGCACTTAAAAGTCctttattttcacacactattctgtactaaatatacaaaaattctactttagtacttcttaagattatcttaagaacatctaagtGTACCCAACCGTGCTATTTTCGGATAGCATATGAACTCTTTTAACATAATATCTcttatttacatttgtttttgaaaagatcatacaaagatgggttcacaTGGTACATAAAATCTTTTTCAAGTTAATTTTTTTAGCACATTCATTCATATTTAGGTGTCTCAAAAAAGCACAGTAAAGTACACATAGATGTTCATAAATGTAGGCTACATAAGTAGGCTATTGGGACAATATAGGCAAAATTGCTTTGATTCATTAATTGTTCACACatgaaaagcagagaatatGTAGTATCAGTTTAATCCATTGTTTCTGCAGTCTGAGTCTTGCATTTGATGATGACACACATAAGTCAGGATGAAAGGTTGttgtttgttaataaaacatctatGTGTGTTGGTAAAGCATATATGTGCCTAATCAAAGGTtaattaaataacattttgtaTATCTTATAAATGTCTTgcctccacagcaaacagaaatgtTGTCTTTACGGTCCCAAAACTTATGGAGGGCATTGTATGTTTATGGATGAATAATAGATGGATATTTTTTAGGAGCATTTTGCCTAataaattctttaaaatatgatcagtatatgtatagtatatgaataaacaaaaaagaaactgTTCTCGCAGATTATTTCCGATCCATTGCAAATGCTTTTAAGCAACCTGCGGCTCCAAAATTTTTCACGCAACTGTGTTTTCAAAATAGCCCAATAGTGTGGGAAAACCGCAAACATGGCAACACTGCCTGTGAAGATGAGCAGAACCAACGTTATGTTAATTGCATTGTTTCGCATAATTTTTTAACCTAAACATATTTTGTCAAAATGCTTTCTCCCTATTTAGGGAAAGACTCGCTGTGCCGCATTTTCTTTAAgcattcaaataaaatttttactCAAAATCTTATCATTACGTGTACAGGAACACACATCAAACATATAGTAAAACATAAAATCCAAGCAAATTGATTTTTACCATGTTAACGattacatcataaaaataatacagGACTGTTATTTGGAACTAAAACAGCAAAGATTTGTAAAACAACAGTTCTTTAATTTACAGACAGCATGATGTGTACATTTCTTAACTGCAAGTTCTGGTCCCATAGTAATTGTCCAATCATTGCTTAGTAAATGTTTTTACCGCAGACATCAGACTAAAGAACCCAGTTAAGGGTATCGAACtgcatacatttacaaaaaacatcATAATTGAAACATACACTATTTGCCTCAACAGTAGTCCTGAAAAAGTCTTTCTTCAGACACAGATCTACAAATATACAGATCTGATCATTATTCATTTCAGTGCAGTAAAAATACCAGATCACCCTGAAAATCATcaaaaaacaatgtgtttgttaaacacTGGGAAACAGAAAAAAAGGCCATGCTATTTTTAAGTTTGTGTACCCCCTAtttctgaacaaaaaaaaaaaatttgattagaGGCTGTGATTGTCCAGAATCCTATTAAGTGATTTTCACATGAAAATGTGATTGCAAATGTTATCTACAGTCCTGAGGATCAGTGAGGGTCCAATGAAGCACCAACGATGCCATGCTGTGTTAACTGGTTTCTCACTGTCTGGTTTTTTGATTTCCACTCTTCCACCTATGATAATATAAGGGAGAAGATTTACTAAAGAAAAACGTACTGGATAAGTAAAAGAAAGGTTGTTTCCTTGTTTAATGTTTCTTATTTTCACATTTCTTTTACGAAATACAAGTAATAAAAGGTTTTTGTACTAGCATGGTATTGTCCATTCATTTCCATTATACCTCttacataaaatacaaaaaaacattgTGAGATATATATTAGAGGACAGTTCATTAAGATTCAATACAATGTTGAATTCCTTGGGCAGCGACGTGATATTTGCCGGCACATCAAACTCTTCTTCGTGTGCGTTTCGATTGGATTAATCTATCAACATTTTTATGGGTTACATTTTATACAACttacaaatgtaaccaaaatatataacagGAACGTTTAATTAAACTCTTTGAAAATGGCACAATCTGTCCCAACTGgaacatttacaacaacaaactaacaaaaaatAGACTTTttgtaataatgaaaaaaaataaagctcATCAAAATCAAACTTACAAATTGGCAACAGTTCAAGTCTTTTAGTACATTGTGCCAAAATGTGCAATAGTGACAATCACTAAGATAATTGtagaaaaataaatgtgaccTGATCCAGCAAAATGAGTCACAGTGACCCAAATTTCAAAATTGAGATTTTGGTATCAGTGGAAAGAGGAGATAATaagctttcaaatgatatcCTAGTCAAAGTCATACCttgaatggttttaaagatatagaCATTTGAATTAAGGTTGTCTGTCTTCTTTTTCCAACTGAAAACCTGAGAAAAacgcctttaaagttttttgccCCTTTTTTGTAGATATCTTTCAAAAtccattgcatttttaaggggataaacaatttattttacagcttaaTTTGACCAAAGACATTAATATAAATGCTATTTCAGTAAACcaagaaacaagcttataaatcaaacagaatgatgtttattgaa
Coding sequences within it:
- the f11r.1 gene encoding F11 receptor, tandem duplicate 1, producing the protein MDMLTFAFVFLSLVATGLHAFSIDVVNPALKVKENEGVDMKCIYSADFGASPRVEWKFKDVKGSQGFIFFDGKPTGPYADRITVYNQGLRFNKVTRADTGDYDCEVYGSDNYAEKTIKLTVLVPPGKPIARIPPSVTTGNKALLTCFDVVGSPPSTYKWYKNNAPLPEDPSKFDAFRNLTYKMNTFNGNLEFQSVSKIDIGAYYCEAGNSEGTQRSETVQMDVRDVNVGGIVAGVIVALLAVGLLLFALWYANKKGFLPKMSERKPKTALYTPPRTEDVDAGDGEFRQKSSFVV